The Symphalangus syndactylus isolate Jambi chromosome 8, NHGRI_mSymSyn1-v2.1_pri, whole genome shotgun sequence genome includes a window with the following:
- the LOC129488100 gene encoding uncharacterized protein, which translates to MGGYGQSQKSIISSHSSPWNWQPSPQASGPSWLEGGVSPGTAHFRPGACLPPAAVYGAQMPRLFMLRASCRPVPSCPQPALILPSMLIGAQSPEGAEAAGGGHVSTTMSMRTPGWVARRLGNFSPRLEQAPEWGEARRWKQALPSLQGPGASQAPKSVEMPGSAAAAGWLQLCPGGWDSCVLLAPKSTGMPGSRATAGLPQLHSGVRGFALPTRKGVGLLPVSSSRWLTALVMPPPLQPMSLQQPLQMGC; encoded by the coding sequence atgggtggttaTGGGCAATCCCAGAAAAGCATCATAAGTTCCCACTCCAGTCCATGGAACTGGCAGCCCAGTCCCCAGGCGTCAGGCCcttcctggcttgaaggtggggtttcaccggggACTGCCCATTTCCGCCCAGGagcttgtctgcctcctgccgctGTTTATGGTGCCCAGATGCCCAGGCTGTTCATGCTAAGAGCCTCCTGCAGGCCAGTGCCAAGCTGCCCTCAGCCCGCACTTATCCTCCCTTCTATGCTCATTGGTGCCCAAAGTCcggagggggctgaggcagcagggggTGGGCATGTCAGCACTACCATGAGCATGCGCACACCCGGCTGGGTTGCGCGCAGGCTCGGCAACTTTTCTCCAAGATTGGAGCAGGCGCCAGAATGGGGAGAAGCCAGGCGGTGGAAGCAGGCACTTCCGAGCCTGCAGGGGCCGGGGGCTTCCCAGGCCCCCAAGAGTGTAGagatgcctgggtctgcagccgcagctgggtggctgcagctgtgtcCAGGAGGGTGGGATTCCTGCGTGCTTCTggcccccaagagcacagggatgcctgggtccaGAGCCACAGCTGGGCTGCCACAGCTGCACTCAGGAGTGCGCGGTTTTGCTCTGCCAACTAGGAAGGGAGTGGGGCTTCTACCTGTTTCCAGCTCCCGTTGGCTCACAGCCCTGGTCATGCCACCCCCTCTGCAGCCGATGTCTTTGCAGCAGCCACTCCAGATGGGCTGCTAG